A single window of Aquarana catesbeiana isolate 2022-GZ linkage group LG10, ASM4218655v1, whole genome shotgun sequence DNA harbors:
- the LOC141109981 gene encoding chemerin-like receptor 1, which yields MDNISISSLTSLISSSDGYQGHCINISKEDSRIAQNINISSATICSLILLIGTIANGYVIWLKVFRLEKTFRSVLSLNIYISGFAWSIFLLLNIVYFARGDNWPFGSFVCQLNKFLFHFYMFIHAFILTLYSIDYFLVVIYPFQYNYYRKPKLASVESLVSCCIAFAISVLNLQKPIGMATFFIGYCIPLLIMLLSFIITAVVYHWKKTSKYSPSSKLIFTFQVLFGVFWLPYHVFSLIQLSLPISGGKNLEGIAEMVQPITISVASLSCCVNPIIFLLTSPDLKKDNVL from the coding sequence ATGGACAACATCTCGATTTCCAGCCTGACTTCCCTCATCAGTTCTAGTGATGGCTACCAAGGACATTGCATCAACATCTCCAAAGAAGATAGCCGCATTGCCCAAAACATTAACATTTCCTCAGCCACCATCTGCTCTTTGATATTACTAATTGGAACAATAGCCAATGGATATGTTATCTGGCTAAAAGTCTTCAGATTGGAGAAGACTTTCCGTTCAGTGTTGTCTCTTAATATTTACATCTCTGGATTTGCTTGGTCAATATTTTTGCTTCTAAACATTGTCTATTTTGCCCGCGGAGACAACTGGCCTTTTGGATCTTTTGTGTGTCAGCTGAACAAATTTTTGTTCCATTTCTACATGTTCATTCACGCTTTTATTCTTACCTTGTATAGCATTGACTATTTCTTAGTTGTGATCTACCCATTTCAGTACAATTACTACAGAAAACCCAAGTTGGCCTCCGTAGAATCCCTAGTTTCCTGCTGTATTGCTTTCGCTATCAGTGTACTTAACTTACAAAAGCCCATAGGTATGGCAACATTCTTTATAGGGTACTGCATTCCACTCCTAATCATGCTTTTGAGTTTCATCATTACGGCTGTCGTATATCACTGGAAAAAGACATCAAAATATTCCCCATCCTCAAAACTTATTTTTACCTTCCAGGTGTTGTTTGGggttttctggttgccatatcacGTGTTCTCCTTAATACAATTATCCTTGCCCATTTCTGGAGGGAAAAACCTGGAAGGGATTGCAGAAATGGTGCAGCCAATTACAATAAGCGTGGCTTCTCTGAGTTGCTGTGTCAATCCTATTATTTTTCTTTTGACATCTCCAGATCTTAAAAAAGACAATGTACTTTAG